One window of the Rhipicephalus sanguineus isolate Rsan-2018 chromosome 2, BIME_Rsan_1.4, whole genome shotgun sequence genome contains the following:
- the LOC125757516 gene encoding uncharacterized protein LOC125757516, whose translation MAVGKIGEYRLGTDASWDEYVERLEMFCDANPDANKMTTGEQKRAVLLSCCGEAVYGLIVTLVKPVRPTMASYDEIKTAVHKHLHPRPSELHARFLFYRRNQAADESVADYVMVLRKLTEDCGFGDKQLPLDVMMRDRFVCGIKNEAVRQRLLAEPNLAFQVAYDMAVAAEATAKQQRDIRNQGRDETKDSTGLIQATRTKQDTAAEDSSCYRCNGKHAPQLCSFRKAACFKCKKIGHIAKACRSKDEVRKFQRKTSHEQKKKVKARAPTK comes from the exons ATGGCTGTCGGCAAGATCGGCGAGTATCGTCTTGGCACGGACGCGTCTTGGGATGAGTACGTCGAGCGGTTGGAAATGTTTTGTGACGCGAA ccctgacgcgAACAAGATGACAACGGGCGAGCAGAAAAGAGCAGTTCTGCTGAGTTGTTGCGGTGAAGCGGTGTACGGGCTCATCGTAACCCTGGTGAAGCCAGTAAGACCGACCATGGCAAGCTACGACGAAATCAAGACGGCCGTTCACAAGCACCTGCATCCGAGGCCTTCCGAGCTGCACGCAAGGTTTCTGTTCTACAGGAGAAACCAGGCGGCTGATGAATCGGTGGCAGACTACGTCATGGTTCTGCGGAAGCTAACGGAAGACTGCGGTTTTGGTGACAAGCAACTACCGCTGGACGTCATGATGCGGGATCGTTTCGTGTGCGGCATCAAGAACGAAGCAGTCCGGCAGAGACTTCTCGCCGAGCCGAACCTTGCGTTCCAGGTCGCGTACGACATGGCCGTGGCAGCGGAAGCTACAGCAAAGCAGCAGCGAGACATACGCAACCAGGGACGAGACGAGACAAAAGACAGCACGGGCCTAATTCAAGCAACTCGCACGAAGCAAGACACCGCAGCGGAAGATTCCAGTTGCTATCGCTGCAACGGTAAGCACGCTCCGCAATTATGCAGTTTCAGAAAGGCGGCGTGTTTCAAGTGCAAGAAAATCGGACACATAGCGAAAGCCTGTCGTTCGAAAGACGAGGTTAGAAAGTTTCAAAGAAAAACTTCAcacgagcagaaaaaaaaagtaaaagcaaGGGCGCCTACGAAATGA